Proteins co-encoded in one Cupriavidus nantongensis genomic window:
- a CDS encoding Tim44 domain-containing protein, translating into MSSIRGKFLVGSLVTALAVGMAFDAEAKRMGGSRSIGKQSESVTQRQQTQPTSPTQQAQQPVQQAAPATAGAAGAAATAAPKRNWGGILGGIAAGLGIGWLLSHFGLGGAALTFLSNLILIALVAFAAIWLIRKFRGGSKRTAQPAYAGAGHAPNLGRDAEPMFRGEPTPPVSGNPVLPAAGAAAGAAAAGAVAQQPWGVPADFDTDSFLRNAKVHFVRLQAAWDAGNLDDIREFTTPEMFAEIKMDLAERGAEVNKTDVVTLEAQLLGIESSPAQHLASVRFSGMIREKAGEAAQPFGEVWNLAKPVSGSGGWLLAGIQQES; encoded by the coding sequence ATGTCGTCAATTCGTGGAAAATTCCTGGTGGGGTCGCTGGTCACGGCGCTGGCCGTCGGCATGGCCTTCGACGCCGAGGCCAAGCGCATGGGTGGCTCGCGCAGCATCGGCAAGCAGTCCGAGTCGGTGACCCAGCGCCAGCAGACCCAGCCCACTTCGCCCACGCAGCAGGCGCAGCAACCCGTACAGCAGGCGGCACCGGCCACCGCCGGGGCAGCCGGCGCGGCCGCGACCGCGGCGCCCAAGCGTAACTGGGGCGGCATCCTGGGCGGCATCGCCGCCGGCCTGGGTATCGGCTGGCTGCTGTCGCACTTCGGCCTGGGCGGCGCGGCGCTGACCTTCCTGTCCAACCTGATCCTGATCGCGCTGGTGGCATTCGCCGCGATCTGGCTGATCCGCAAGTTCCGCGGCGGCAGCAAGCGCACCGCGCAGCCGGCCTACGCCGGTGCCGGCCATGCGCCCAACCTGGGCCGCGACGCCGAGCCGATGTTCCGCGGCGAGCCGACGCCGCCGGTGTCGGGCAACCCGGTTCTGCCCGCTGCCGGTGCCGCCGCTGGCGCCGCTGCCGCTGGTGCCGTGGCGCAGCAGCCGTGGGGCGTGCCGGCCGACTTCGATACCGACTCCTTCCTGCGCAACGCCAAGGTCCACTTCGTGCGCCTGCAGGCCGCCTGGGATGCCGGCAACCTGGACGATATCCGCGAGTTCACCACGCCGGAAATGTTCGCCGAGATCAAGATGGACCTGGCCGAGCGCGGCGCCGAGGTCAACAAGACCGACGTGGTCACGCTCGAAGCCCAGCTGCTCGGCATCGAGTCGTCGCCGGCCCAGCACCTGGCCAGCGTGCGTTTCTCGGGCATGATCCGCGAGAAGGCGGGCGAGGCGGCGCAGCCGTTCGGCGAGGTCTGGAACCTGGCCAAGCCGGTTTCCGGCAGCGGCGGCTGGCTGCTGGCCGGGATCCAGCAGGAGTCCTGA
- a CDS encoding ABC transporter ATP-binding protein/permease, translated as MSSTPTSVTVPGPAVPARALKIQSRLRMAATWALIKPYWKSEDRLAGLGLLALVVVLNLGIVYINVLLNEWNRVFYNALEQRDYASFKVLLLRFSWIAAFFIVAAISRQYYTMMLQMRWRTWMTGRFMGHWLGHQAYYRIEQTHATDNPDQRIADDLRLFTDGALSLSLGLLNSVVTLLSFVGILWTVSGPISFALGGTEWTIPGYMVWFAAGYAVIGSLVAHVVGRPLIGLNFQQEQYEADFRFTLVRLRENSEPVALYRGEPTEQAGLRARFDRIRANWNQLMRYTRRLTFVSSGYAQFAIIFPILVAAPRYFAGKMTLGGLMQTSSAFGQVQGALSWFVDSYATLVGWKAAANRLIDFQEAIRVAERQDASQDGSRDIEVAYHGKPQDGIDIDSLALALPVRAARGAAVGQRPLVAPFSLAVAPGERWLVSGPSGCGKSVLFRALAGIWPYGSGTVTMPEGARRLFLPQRSYLPIGTLADALAYPDAGTEHGKDVLQAALRQTRLAALADQLDVFDNWSLRLSPGEQQRLAFARALLQKPDYLFLDEATSALDEDTERAMYQLMVEQLPHTAIVSIAHRSTVAAFHQRRLRYVPQDGEAARAAQAGEPGVSYRVVCEA; from the coding sequence ATGTCCTCCACTCCGACTTCCGTCACCGTACCGGGCCCGGCCGTTCCCGCCCGGGCCCTCAAGATCCAGAGCCGGCTGCGCATGGCCGCGACCTGGGCGCTGATCAAGCCCTACTGGAAATCCGAAGACCGCCTCGCCGGGCTAGGGTTGCTGGCGCTGGTGGTGGTGCTCAACCTGGGCATCGTCTATATCAACGTGCTGCTCAACGAATGGAACCGCGTGTTCTACAACGCGCTGGAGCAGCGCGATTACGCGTCGTTCAAGGTGCTGCTGCTGCGCTTCTCGTGGATCGCGGCGTTCTTTATCGTCGCGGCGATCTCGCGCCAGTACTACACCATGATGCTGCAGATGCGCTGGCGTACCTGGATGACCGGCCGCTTCATGGGGCACTGGCTCGGGCACCAGGCCTACTACCGCATCGAACAGACCCACGCCACCGACAACCCCGACCAGCGGATCGCCGATGACCTGCGGCTGTTCACCGACGGCGCGCTGTCGCTGTCGCTGGGGCTGCTCAACTCGGTGGTGACGCTGCTGTCCTTCGTCGGCATCCTGTGGACCGTGTCGGGCCCGATCAGCTTTGCCCTGGGCGGCACCGAATGGACCATCCCCGGCTACATGGTGTGGTTCGCGGCCGGCTATGCGGTGATCGGCTCGCTGGTGGCGCACGTGGTCGGCCGCCCGCTGATCGGGCTGAACTTCCAGCAGGAGCAATACGAAGCCGACTTCCGCTTCACGCTGGTGCGCCTGCGCGAGAACAGCGAGCCGGTGGCGCTGTACCGCGGCGAGCCGACCGAGCAGGCCGGCCTGCGCGCGCGCTTCGACCGCATCCGCGCCAACTGGAACCAGCTGATGCGCTATACGCGGCGGCTGACCTTCGTCAGTTCCGGCTATGCGCAGTTCGCCATCATCTTCCCGATCCTGGTGGCGGCGCCGCGCTACTTCGCCGGCAAGATGACGCTGGGCGGTCTGATGCAGACCAGCTCGGCATTCGGGCAGGTGCAGGGCGCGCTGTCGTGGTTCGTCGACAGCTATGCCACGCTGGTGGGCTGGAAGGCGGCGGCCAACCGCCTGATCGATTTCCAGGAAGCGATCCGCGTGGCCGAGCGGCAGGATGCGTCGCAGGACGGCAGCCGCGATATCGAGGTGGCGTACCACGGCAAGCCGCAAGACGGCATCGATATCGACAGCCTGGCGCTGGCCTTGCCGGTGCGCGCCGCGCGCGGCGCGGCGGTGGGCCAGCGGCCGCTGGTGGCGCCGTTCTCGCTGGCGGTGGCGCCGGGCGAGCGCTGGCTGGTGAGCGGCCCGTCGGGCTGCGGCAAGAGCGTGCTGTTCCGCGCGCTGGCCGGAATCTGGCCGTACGGCAGCGGCACCGTGACCATGCCCGAGGGCGCGCGCCGGCTGTTCCTGCCGCAGCGCAGCTACCTGCCGATCGGCACGCTCGCCGATGCGCTGGCCTACCCGGACGCCGGCACCGAACACGGCAAGGACGTGCTGCAGGCGGCGCTGCGCCAGACCCGCCTGGCCGCGCTGGCGGACCAGCTCGACGTGTTCGACAACTGGTCGCTGCGGCTGTCGCCGGGCGAGCAGCAGCGCCTGGCCTTTGCGCGCGCGCTGCTGCAGAAGCCGGATTACCTGTTTCTCGACGAGGCCACCAGCGCGCTCGACGAAGACACCGAGCGCGCCATGTACCAGCTGATGGTGGAGCAGCTGCCGCACACGGCCATCGTCAGCATTGCGCACCGCAGCACCGTGGCGGCCTTCCACCAGCGCCGGCTGCGCTATGTGCCGCAGGACGGCGAAGCGGCCCGGGCTGCGCAAGCCGGCGAGCCTGGGGTAAGCTATCGGGTCGTATGCGAAGCGTGA
- a CDS encoding ubiquinone biosynthesis accessory factor UbiJ, giving the protein MNTLPSALATPAVSALNHLLEQEPWARNQLAPFAGRVIRFDAAAFELSLKVTEHGCTELAPAAEAPAVTLRVPVQQWPLVAADVAEGGQAAAMRHVRIEGDAELANTVSTLARNLRWDAAEDLSRALRGILGGPVSDSVAQRVVDGARQVHEQATRVGRALVDNVTDYLLDEQPTLVRHAALDEFGADVGRLRDRLARLEKRLERLDRQDRQGRQDRPQRGGTPPAPGQPGPSGKLPSPHR; this is encoded by the coding sequence ATGAATACTCTGCCTTCCGCCCTGGCCACGCCTGCCGTCTCGGCACTGAACCACCTGCTCGAGCAGGAGCCGTGGGCCCGCAACCAGCTGGCGCCGTTTGCCGGACGCGTGATCCGTTTCGATGCCGCCGCCTTCGAGCTGTCGCTCAAGGTGACCGAGCACGGCTGCACCGAGCTGGCGCCGGCGGCCGAGGCGCCCGCGGTGACGCTGCGCGTGCCGGTGCAGCAGTGGCCGCTGGTGGCCGCCGACGTGGCCGAAGGCGGCCAGGCCGCCGCCATGCGCCATGTGCGCATCGAGGGCGACGCCGAGCTGGCCAACACGGTGTCGACGCTGGCGCGCAACCTGCGCTGGGATGCCGCCGAGGACCTGTCGCGCGCGCTGCGCGGCATCCTGGGCGGGCCGGTCAGCGACAGCGTGGCGCAGCGCGTGGTCGACGGCGCGCGCCAGGTGCATGAGCAGGCCACGCGCGTGGGCCGCGCGCTGGTCGACAATGTCACCGACTACCTGCTCGACGAGCAGCCGACGCTGGTGCGCCACGCCGCGCTGGACGAGTTCGGCGCCGACGTGGGCCGGCTGCGCGACCGGCTGGCGCGGCTGGAGAAGCGGCTGGAGCGACTGGACCGGCAGGACCGGCAGGGCCGGCAGGACCGGCCCCAGCGCGGCGGCACGCCGCCCGCGCCGGGCCAGCCTGGCCCCTCCGGCAAGCTGCCGTCGCCGCACCGCTGA
- a CDS encoding sodium:solute symporter family protein codes for MLIWFVIIYWVISVGIGLWAALRVRNTTDFAVAGRSLPFHIVTATVFATWFGSETVLGIPAVFLKEGLSGVVSDPFGSSLCLILVGLFFARPLYRMNLLTIGDYYHNRYGRLAEVLTTLCIVVSYLGWVAAQIKALGLVFYTVSDGALSQEAGMMIGAASVLVYTLFGGMWSVAITDFIQMIIIVIGMMYIGYEVSGQAGGVTAVVSHAAAAGKFEFWPALDFVQIIGFAAALFTMMLGSIPQQDVFQRVTSSRTEQIAGRASVLGGVLYFCFAFIPMFLAYSATLIDPGMVAKYIDTDSQLILPQLILQHAPMFAQVMFFGALLSAIKSCASATLLAPSVTFAENILRPYFRHLDDKQFLRVMQTVVLVFTTLVTLFALNSHLSIFHMVENAYKVTLVSSFVPLAFGMFWKHATRQGGLAAILLGLSSWLTCEIAFADAVVPPQMVGLLFSVSGMVIGSLLPQWIADHAPVKEVHIA; via the coding sequence ATGCTGATCTGGTTTGTCATCATCTACTGGGTAATCTCGGTCGGCATCGGCCTGTGGGCGGCGCTGCGCGTGCGCAACACCACCGATTTCGCCGTCGCCGGGCGCAGCCTGCCGTTCCATATCGTCACCGCCACCGTCTTCGCCACCTGGTTCGGCTCGGAGACCGTGCTGGGCATTCCCGCCGTGTTCCTGAAGGAAGGCCTGTCGGGCGTGGTGTCGGACCCGTTCGGGTCGTCGCTGTGCCTGATCCTGGTGGGCCTGTTCTTTGCCCGGCCGCTGTACCGGATGAACCTGCTGACCATCGGCGACTACTACCATAACCGCTACGGTCGGCTGGCCGAGGTGCTGACCACGCTGTGCATCGTGGTCTCCTACCTGGGCTGGGTCGCGGCGCAGATCAAGGCGCTGGGGCTGGTGTTCTATACCGTGTCGGACGGCGCGCTGTCGCAGGAGGCCGGCATGATGATCGGCGCCGCCAGCGTGCTGGTCTATACGCTGTTCGGCGGCATGTGGTCGGTGGCGATCACCGACTTCATCCAGATGATCATCATCGTGATCGGCATGATGTATATCGGCTACGAGGTCAGCGGCCAGGCCGGCGGCGTGACGGCGGTGGTGTCGCATGCGGCCGCGGCCGGCAAGTTCGAGTTCTGGCCGGCGCTGGATTTCGTGCAGATCATCGGCTTCGCGGCGGCGCTGTTCACCATGATGCTGGGCTCGATCCCGCAGCAGGACGTGTTCCAGCGGGTGACCTCGTCGCGCACCGAGCAGATCGCCGGGCGCGCGTCGGTGCTGGGCGGCGTGCTGTACTTCTGCTTCGCCTTTATCCCGATGTTCCTGGCGTACTCGGCCACGCTGATCGACCCCGGCATGGTGGCCAAGTACATCGACACCGATTCACAGCTGATCCTGCCGCAGCTGATCCTGCAGCACGCGCCGATGTTCGCACAGGTGATGTTCTTCGGCGCGCTGCTGTCGGCAATCAAGAGCTGCGCCTCGGCGACGCTGCTGGCGCCGTCGGTGACCTTTGCCGAAAACATCCTGCGGCCGTACTTCCGCCATCTCGACGACAAGCAGTTCCTGCGCGTGATGCAGACCGTGGTGCTGGTGTTCACCACGCTGGTGACGCTGTTCGCGCTGAACTCGCACCTGTCGATCTTCCATATGGTCGAAAATGCCTACAAGGTCACGCTGGTGTCGTCGTTCGTGCCGCTGGCCTTCGGCATGTTCTGGAAGCACGCCACCCGCCAGGGCGGGCTGGCCGCGATCCTGCTGGGGCTGTCGTCCTGGCTGACCTGCGAGATCGCCTTTGCCGATGCCGTGGTGCCGCCGCAGATGGTCGGCCTGCTGTTCTCGGTCAGCGGCATGGTGATCGGCTCGCTGCTGCCGCAGTGGATTGCAGATCACGCGCCGGTCAAGGAAGTCCATATCGCCTGA
- a CDS encoding methyltransferase domain-containing protein, translating into MGDTSKPVPGFTTRNAGDPAFWDERFKEGFTPWDLGGVPGEFRSFIEGRQPCPTLVPGCGNGWEAAWLFERGWPVTAIDFSPQAVASARRALGPAGAVVQQGDFFAFTPQPACELIYERAFLCALPPALRAAYGARVAELLPPGGLLAGYFYLGENRGGPPFAMPQAELDALLAPAFERIEDRPSAAPLPVFQGQERWQVWRRRGA; encoded by the coding sequence ATGGGCGATACCAGCAAGCCAGTGCCGGGCTTCACCACGCGCAATGCCGGCGACCCGGCGTTCTGGGACGAGCGCTTCAAGGAAGGCTTCACGCCCTGGGACCTGGGCGGCGTACCCGGCGAATTCCGCAGCTTTATCGAGGGCCGCCAGCCGTGTCCGACGCTGGTGCCGGGCTGCGGCAACGGCTGGGAGGCGGCGTGGCTGTTCGAGCGCGGCTGGCCGGTGACGGCGATCGACTTCTCGCCGCAGGCGGTGGCGTCGGCGCGGCGCGCGCTCGGACCGGCCGGCGCGGTGGTGCAGCAGGGCGATTTCTTCGCCTTCACGCCGCAGCCGGCGTGCGAGCTGATCTACGAGCGCGCCTTCCTGTGCGCGCTGCCGCCGGCGCTGCGCGCGGCCTATGGCGCCCGCGTGGCCGAGCTGCTGCCGCCGGGCGGGCTGCTGGCGGGCTACTTCTACCTGGGCGAGAACCGCGGCGGACCGCCGTTCGCGATGCCCCAGGCGGAGCTCGATGCGCTGCTGGCGCCGGCCTTCGAGCGCATCGAGGACCGACCCTCGGCCGCGCCGCTGCCGGTGTTCCAGGGGCAGGAGCGCTGGCAGGTATGGCGCCGGCGCGGCGCCTGA
- a CDS encoding FmdB family zinc ribbon protein — protein sequence MPIYAYRCDACGHGRDVLQKMSDAPLTDCPSCGAAGAFKKQLTAAGFQLKGSGWYVTDFRGGSGGASAPAATGAAGGTAAAASAPAAAETSSGGTAAAAPAAGGCGSACACH from the coding sequence ATGCCGATCTATGCCTACCGTTGCGACGCCTGCGGACACGGGCGCGATGTGCTGCAGAAAATGAGCGATGCCCCGCTGACGGACTGCCCGTCGTGCGGCGCCGCCGGCGCGTTCAAGAAGCAGCTGACCGCTGCCGGCTTCCAGCTCAAGGGCTCGGGCTGGTACGTGACCGACTTCCGCGGTGGCAGCGGTGGCGCCAGCGCGCCCGCGGCCACCGGCGCAGCCGGCGGCACCGCGGCTGCGGCCAGCGCGCCGGCGGCGGCTGAAACGTCGTCGGGCGGCACCGCCGCGGCGGCCCCGGCCGCCGGCGGTTGCGGCAGCGCCTGCGCCTGCCACTGA
- a CDS encoding HIT family protein, with protein MIKSPNCPLCETDGGELVWMGDRARLILVEHDRFPGFCRIVWNDHVAELSDLDEGDQAWLMRLVARVERVVREVMAPDKVNLAAFGNMVPHLHWHIIPRYRWDTHFPEAIWAAPQRAADPVRVQELASRLPALRTALALVEAGDA; from the coding sequence ATGATCAAGAGCCCCAACTGCCCCCTCTGCGAAACCGATGGCGGCGAACTGGTCTGGATGGGCGACCGCGCCCGCCTGATCCTGGTCGAGCATGACCGCTTTCCCGGCTTCTGCCGCATCGTCTGGAACGACCATGTGGCCGAGCTGAGCGACCTGGACGAGGGTGACCAGGCCTGGCTGATGCGGCTGGTGGCGCGCGTCGAGCGCGTGGTGCGCGAGGTGATGGCGCCGGACAAGGTCAACCTGGCGGCGTTCGGCAACATGGTGCCGCACCTGCACTGGCATATCATCCCGCGCTACCGCTGGGACACGCATTTTCCCGAGGCGATCTGGGCGGCGCCGCAGCGCGCGGCCGACCCCGTGCGCGTGCAGGAACTGGCCAGCCGGCTGCCGGCGCTGCGTACGGCGCTTGCGCTGGTCGAGGCGGGCGACGCCTGA
- the ubiB gene encoding ubiquinone biosynthesis regulatory protein kinase UbiB → MTRLLRLGKILFVILYYGLDELVLSGFSSRRIRFLVRVITIGRKLDMPRGVRLRLALTRLGPIFVKFGQVLSTRRDLMPPDIADELAKLQDQVPPFDSAVAVRIIERSLGRPLEQLFETFEHQPVASASIAQVHFATLRGGPSHGREVAVKVLRPGMLPVIDSDLALMRDMATWLERFWADGKRLKPREVVAEFDKYLHDELDLMIEAANASQLRRNFADTNLLLVPEVFWDWCSSTVFVMERMHGIPISRTDSLKAAGVDMHQLAEEGVEIFFTQVFRDGFFHADMHPGNILVSVQPETFGRYIALDFGIVGALSEFDKNYLAQNFIAFFRRDYHRVALLHVESGWVPPETRVEELESAVRACCEPYFDKPLKEISLGMVLMRLFQTSRRFNVEIQPQLVLLQKTLLNIEGLGRQLDPDLDLWKTAKPFLERWMHEQVGWQGAWERIKVEAPQWAKMLPDFPRLAHQFLERRALTSNGEQDKLLAMLVLEQRRTNRLLGTAVLLVGGFVAGIVLTHVLGWAGYW, encoded by the coding sequence ATGACCCGCCTCCTGCGCCTTGGCAAGATCCTTTTCGTCATCCTCTACTACGGCCTGGACGAGCTGGTGCTCTCGGGCTTTAGCAGCCGCAGGATCCGCTTCCTGGTACGGGTCATTACCATCGGCCGCAAGCTCGACATGCCGCGCGGCGTGCGGCTGCGGCTGGCGCTGACGCGGCTGGGCCCGATCTTCGTCAAGTTCGGCCAGGTGCTGTCGACCCGGCGCGACCTGATGCCGCCGGACATTGCCGACGAGCTGGCCAAGCTGCAGGACCAGGTGCCGCCGTTCGATTCGGCGGTGGCGGTCAGGATCATCGAGCGCTCGCTCGGGCGCCCGCTGGAGCAGCTGTTCGAGACCTTCGAACATCAGCCGGTGGCAAGTGCGTCGATCGCGCAGGTCCACTTCGCCACGCTCAGGGGCGGTCCCAGCCACGGGCGCGAGGTCGCGGTGAAGGTGCTGCGCCCCGGCATGCTGCCGGTGATCGACAGCGACCTGGCGCTGATGCGCGACATGGCGACCTGGCTCGAGCGCTTCTGGGCCGACGGCAAGCGCCTGAAGCCGCGCGAGGTGGTGGCCGAGTTCGACAAGTACCTGCACGACGAGCTCGACCTGATGATCGAGGCGGCCAACGCCAGCCAGCTGCGCCGCAACTTTGCCGATACCAACCTGCTGCTGGTGCCCGAGGTGTTCTGGGACTGGTGCAGCAGCACGGTGTTCGTGATGGAGCGCATGCACGGCATCCCGATCTCGCGCACCGACTCGCTCAAGGCCGCCGGCGTCGACATGCACCAGCTGGCCGAAGAGGGCGTCGAGATCTTCTTCACCCAGGTGTTCCGCGACGGCTTCTTCCATGCCGACATGCACCCGGGCAACATCCTGGTGTCGGTGCAGCCCGAGACCTTCGGCCGCTATATCGCGCTGGACTTCGGCATCGTCGGCGCGCTGTCGGAATTCGACAAGAACTACCTGGCGCAGAACTTCATTGCCTTCTTCCGCCGCGACTACCACCGCGTGGCGCTGCTGCACGTGGAATCCGGCTGGGTCCCGCCCGAGACCCGCGTCGAGGAACTGGAAAGCGCGGTGCGGGCCTGCTGCGAGCCGTACTTCGACAAGCCGCTCAAGGAAATCTCGCTGGGCATGGTGCTGATGCGGCTGTTCCAGACCTCGCGCCGCTTCAACGTCGAGATCCAGCCGCAGCTGGTGCTGCTGCAGAAGACCCTGCTCAATATCGAAGGGCTGGGCCGCCAGCTCGACCCCGACCTGGACCTGTGGAAGACCGCCAAGCCGTTCCTGGAGCGCTGGATGCACGAGCAGGTGGGCTGGCAGGGCGCGTGGGAGCGGATCAAGGTCGAGGCGCCGCAGTGGGCCAAGATGCTGCCCGACTTCCCGCGCCTGGCGCACCAGTTCCTGGAGCGGCGCGCGCTTACCAGCAACGGCGAGCAGGACAAGCTGCTGGCGATGCTGGTGCTGGAGCAGCGCCGCACCAACCGGCTGCTCGGCACCGCGGTGCTGCTGGTGGGCGGCTTCGTCGCCGGCATCGTGCTGACGCACGTGCTGGGCTGGGCCGGCTACTGGTAG
- a CDS encoding gamma-butyrobetaine hydroxylase-like domain-containing protein: MAGLEKDTPHPTALTVHTQSRVLEIGFDNGRSFRLPFELLRVYSPSAEVQGHGPGQEVLQTGKREVGVDAVEPVGNYAIQIRFSDGHDTGIYSWDLLYRLGDNQDALWQDYLQRLAAAGADRDTPMPAAGGGHGCGHH, translated from the coding sequence ATGGCAGGCCTGGAAAAAGACACCCCCCATCCCACCGCGCTGACGGTGCACACGCAATCGCGCGTGCTCGAGATCGGCTTCGACAACGGCCGCAGCTTCCGGCTGCCGTTCGAGCTGCTGCGCGTGTATTCGCCCTCCGCCGAAGTCCAGGGCCATGGCCCGGGGCAGGAGGTGCTGCAGACCGGCAAGCGCGAGGTCGGCGTCGACGCGGTCGAGCCGGTCGGCAACTACGCGATCCAGATCCGCTTCTCCGACGGCCACGACACCGGCATCTATTCGTGGGACCTGCTGTACCGCCTGGGCGACAACCAGGACGCGTTGTGGCAGGACTACCTGCAGCGCCTGGCAGCGGCCGGCGCCGATCGCGACACCCCGATGCCCGCCGCCGGCGGCGGGCACGGCTGCGGCCATCACTGA
- the ubiE gene encoding bifunctional demethylmenaquinone methyltransferase/2-methoxy-6-polyprenyl-1,4-benzoquinol methylase UbiE: protein MSETHFGFEKVDETEKAGKVAGVFHSVASKYDVMNDLMSGGMHRLWKMFTIAQAGVRPGHKVLDIAGGTGDLAKAFAKQAGPTGQVWLTDINESMLRVGRDRLLNKGIVTPVALCDAEKIPFPDNYFDLVTVAFGLRNMTHKEAALAEMRRVVKPGGKVMVLEFSKVWKPLEKAYDVYSFKVLPWLGQRVAGDAPSYRYLAESIRMHPDQVSLVRLMEHAGLENVEYFNLTAGVVALHVGRKY from the coding sequence ATGAGTGAAACCCACTTCGGGTTCGAAAAGGTCGACGAAACGGAAAAGGCCGGCAAGGTTGCCGGCGTGTTCCATTCGGTGGCCAGCAAGTACGACGTGATGAACGACCTGATGTCGGGCGGCATGCACCGGCTGTGGAAGATGTTCACCATCGCGCAGGCGGGGGTGCGCCCGGGCCACAAGGTGCTGGACATCGCCGGCGGCACCGGCGACCTGGCCAAGGCGTTCGCCAAGCAGGCCGGCCCGACCGGGCAGGTCTGGCTGACCGATATCAACGAGTCGATGCTGCGCGTGGGGCGCGACCGGCTGCTCAACAAGGGCATCGTCACGCCGGTGGCGCTGTGCGACGCCGAGAAGATCCCGTTCCCCGACAACTACTTCGACCTGGTCACGGTCGCCTTCGGCCTGCGCAACATGACGCACAAGGAGGCCGCGCTGGCCGAGATGCGCCGCGTGGTCAAGCCGGGCGGCAAGGTCATGGTGCTGGAGTTCTCCAAGGTGTGGAAACCGCTGGAGAAAGCCTACGACGTCTATTCTTTCAAGGTGCTGCCGTGGCTGGGCCAGCGCGTGGCTGGGGATGCCCCGAGCTATCGCTATCTCGCGGAATCGATCAGAATGCATCCAGACCAGGTTTCACTTGTACGCTTAATGGAACATGCGGGCCTGGAGAATGTCGAATACTTCAATCTGACGGCCGGAGTGGTGGCGCTCCATGTCGGACGCAAGTATTGA
- a CDS encoding DUF502 domain-containing protein, with amino-acid sequence MVAKKTSALKTWFLTGLLVLVPLGITLWVLSLIIGTMDQSLALLPEAWRPDRLMFGKRVTGLGAILTLLFILLVGLLAHNFIGQRLVRWWEALLGHIPVVGPIYTSVKQVSDTLLSSSGNAFRKALLVQYPREGSWTIAFLTGRPGGDVQNHLQGEYVSVYVPTTPNPTSGFFLMMPKADTIELDMTVDAALKYIVSMGVVAPAELPRKNGSAPRPAAPSSAAGAAGRSSSEEPVQTTDP; translated from the coding sequence GTGGTAGCCAAGAAGACTTCCGCCCTCAAGACCTGGTTCCTGACCGGGCTGCTGGTGCTGGTGCCGCTGGGCATCACGCTGTGGGTGCTGAGCCTGATCATCGGCACGATGGACCAGAGCCTGGCGCTGCTGCCGGAAGCCTGGCGGCCGGACCGGCTGATGTTCGGCAAGCGCGTGACCGGCCTCGGCGCGATCCTGACGCTGCTGTTCATCCTGCTGGTCGGGCTGCTGGCGCATAACTTCATCGGCCAGCGCCTGGTGCGCTGGTGGGAAGCGCTGCTGGGCCATATCCCGGTGGTGGGCCCGATCTACACCAGCGTCAAGCAGGTTTCGGACACGCTGCTGTCGTCGTCGGGCAATGCCTTCCGCAAGGCGCTGCTGGTGCAGTATCCGCGCGAGGGCTCGTGGACCATCGCCTTCCTGACCGGGCGCCCCGGCGGCGACGTGCAGAACCACCTGCAGGGCGAGTACGTCAGCGTCTACGTGCCGACCACCCCCAATCCGACCTCGGGCTTCTTCCTGATGATGCCCAAGGCCGACACCATCGAACTCGACATGACCGTCGACGCCGCGCTCAAGTACATCGTCTCGATGGGCGTGGTGGCACCGGCCGAATTGCCGCGCAAGAACGGCAGCGCGCCCCGGCCGGCGGCCCCGTCCAGCGCGGCCGGCGCGGCCGGCAGGTCCAGCAGCGAGGAACCGGTCCAGACCACCGATCCTTGA